In the Vanessa cardui chromosome 10, ilVanCard2.1, whole genome shotgun sequence genome, one interval contains:
- the LOC124533133 gene encoding uncharacterized protein LOC124533133, with the protein MDSLKRSLLELTETFNTRMAEFQKDLKAVSPATSPTSNINAQFLTFRTFVLSALESLQVQVELLTRQQDEFEMRSRRKIILIHGVPEEKKENTSSLVTKILSEHFKFSQFSPSDYTRCHRLGSSAGNKPRAILVRFNEASLRDKLWSSKTSLKGTGITLSEFLTKTRHEAFVLARRLFGIRQCWTKDGCIIVLDAEGSRHRVVSVSEVNAIQRPVEDTSEPSTVPASSATIPKGSKVPSYTTRPKRVVKK; encoded by the coding sequence ATGGATTCACTTAAAAGGTCGTTACTGGAATTAACTGAGACTTTTAACACAcgcatggcagaatttcaaaaaGATCTGAAAGCAGTTTCACCCGCTACAAGTCCAACGTCAAATATAAATGCACAGTTCCTGACATTCCGAACATTCGTCTTGTCTGCCCTCGAGAGTCTCCAAGTACAGGTTGAGTTGCTTACAAGGCAGCAAGATGAATTTGAGATGAGATCCCGgaggaaaataattttaattcacggTGTGCCCgaagaaaaaaaggaaaatacttCTTCGCTTGTTACAAAAATACTGTCTGAGCATTTCAAATTTTCACAGTTTTCTCCTTCTGACTACACCCGCTGCCATCGTCTCGGATCCTCTGCTGGTAACAAACCACGTGCAATTCTTGTCAGGTTTAATGAAGCGTCACTGCGTGATAAGCTCTGGTCTTCTAAGACAAGTTTGAAAGGTACAGGAATAACATTATCTGAGTTCCTCACTAAGACCCGGCATGAAGCATTTGTACTGGCACGAAGACTTTTTGGAATTAGGCAGTGCTGGACAAAAGACGGCTGCATAATTGTGTTAGATGCCGAGGGATCCCGTCATCGTGTGGTGTCGGTGTCGGAAGTAAATGCTATACAGCGTCCAGTGGAAGATACTTCTGAACCATCCACGGTACCGGCGAGCTCAGCAACTATCCCAAAAGGCAGTAAGGTGCCTTCGTATACTACGAGACCCAAAAGGGTCGTCAAGAAGTAA